DNA sequence from the Sphingomonas bisphenolicum genome:
GAGTGCATCCATGTCTATTCACTGATCCACGATGATCTGCCGGCGATGGACGATGACGACCTGCGCCGTGGCAAGCCGACCGTCCACAAGGCCTATGACGAAGCGACGGCGATCCTGGCAGGCGATTGCCTGCACGACCTGGCGTTCGAAGTGCTGGCCGACGAACAGACGCACCCCGATCCGTTCGTGCGGATCGAACTGGTGAGGGCGCTGGCCGTATCGAGCGGGCCGGCCGGCATGGCGGGCGGCCAGATGATGGACCTGGAGGCGGAAAAGACCCGCTTCGACCTGGCGACCGTTACGCGGCTCCAGAATCTCAAGACCGGGGCGCTGATCGCCTTTTGCGTGGAGGCTGCCGCGATCATGGCGCGGTTGCCGCATGAGGCGCGCACGGGGCTGCATGGCTATGCCCGCGATATCGGCCTCGCCTTCCAGATCGCCGACGACCTGCTGGACGTGGAGGGCGACGCGGCGCTGGCGGGCAAGGCGCTGGGCAAGGATGCGGCGGCGGGCAAGGAGACGTTCGTGTCGCTGCTGGGCGTGGAGCGGGCGCGCGAACAGGCGCATATGCTGGTCGCCCAGGCCAAGGCGCATCTGCGCGGGGCTGGCGCGGAGGCCGACCTGCTGCGCGCGATCGCCGACTATATCGTGGAGAGGGACCGCTAACGTCATGAGCAAACAGCGTATCGGCGTCTATCCGGGCACGTTCGACCCCATCACGCTCGGCCATATGGACATCATCCGGCGGGGCGCGAAGCTGGTCGACAAGCTGGTGATCGGCGTCACGACCAACATCAGCAAGTCGCCGATGTTCTCCGACGAGGAACGGCTGGAGATGGTGCGGCGCGAATGTGCCGGCATCGATACCGAAATCGTCGTCACCGGCTTCAATTCGCTGCTGATGGACTTTGCCGAATCGCAGAGCGCCAGCGTCATCATCCGGGGGCTTCGTGCGGTGGCGGACTTCGAATATGAATATCAGATGGCGGGCATGAACCAGCAGATCAATGGCCGGATCGAGACGGTTTTCCTGATGGCGGACGTGTCGTTGCAGCCGATCGCGTCGCGCCTGGTCAAGGAAATCGCGCTTTATGGCGGGCCGATCCACAAATTCGTCAGCCCGACCGTGCGCGATGAAGTGGTCGCACGGGTCGAGAAGATCGGGCGCAAGGGCGGGGTTTGAGTTTTACTCAGCCTGCGTTCAGTTGCCAATCGCGATCAGCGCGCTATCAGGGCGGCTTGCCCCGTCGGCCTAAGAGATCAAGGAAGTCCTACCCCATGCGTTTCACCTGCGCGCTCAAGACCGTTGCGATCGGCGTCGCCCTTACTGCGTCCGGCCTGGCCTATGCCCAGGGCGGCGGCGGGGGCGGCGGCGCGGATGCGAAGAAGGCGGAGGCCGCCGCGCGCGCGCAGGAAAACGCCAAGTCGCTGGACACCAATCTCAAGCCCCAGTTGCCGCCCGCCACCGTGCCGGCCGATCCACAGAATATCTGGGATCTGGACCTGTCGAGCGGCGGCCGCGTCCGCATCCAGTTGCGCCCCGACATCGCGCCGGCCCATGTCGAGCGGATCAAGGAACTGACGCGCCAGGGCTTCTATAACGGCCTGAAATTCCACCGTGTCATCCCCGGCTTCATGGCGCAGGGCGGCGATCCCAAGGGGGATGGCACCGGCGGTTCGACGCTGCCGGACCTGAAGGCCGAATTCAACCCGATGCCGCATCTGCGCGGCACCGTGTCGATGGCCCGCGCCCAGAGCGAGGATAGCGCCAACAGCCAGTTCTTCATCGTGCTGCTGCCGCGGATGCAGCTCGACAAGAAATATACCGTCTTCGGTCGCGTCATCGAAGGGATGAACTATGTCGATGCGATCGCGCAGGGCGAGCCGCCGGCCAACCCGACCGTGATCCTGCAGGCGTCGATCGACAGCGATGGCAAGCCGCCGGTGACCGCCGCGCCGCCGCCGCCCGCGCCGCCGGTGTCGATCATCGATACGCCCGCACCCAAGCCCGCTGCGGCGAAAAAGCCCGCGCCCAAGAAGAAATAAGCCGGTTCGTCCGGCGGATTGCCCATGCGCGTAGACCTGTTCGATTTCGACCTGCCGCCCGAGAATATCGCGCTGCGGCCCGCGACACCGCGCGACAGCGCGCGGCTATTGCTGGTGCCCTGCGAGGGGGCGATGGAAGACCGGATCGTGCGCGACCTGCCGTCGCTGCTGCGCGCGGGCGACGTGCTGGTGTTCAACGATACGAAGGTCATTCCTGCCCAGTTGGAGGGGAAGCGCGGCGAGGCGCGAATCGGCGCGACACTGCACAAAAGGCAGGGGCTGCGCCAGTGGCAGGCCTTCCTGCGCAATGCCAAGCGGGTGCGGGCGGGGGACCGGATCGATTTCGGCGCGGGCGTCACCGCCATTGCCGGGCCACGCGACGAGGATGGCGGCGTGACGCTGGACTTCGAGGGCGATGAGTCGGTGGAGCTGTTGCTGGAGCGGGCCGGGCAGATGCCGCTGCCGCCCTATATTGCCAGCAAGCGCCCGACCGACGAGCGCGACCGCAGCGATTACCAGACCATGTTCGCGCGGGAGGATGGCGCGGTCGCCGCGCCCACCGCCGCGCTGCATTTCACGACCGATCTGATGGCGGCGCTGGCCGGGGCGGGCGTCGCGACCGAGACGCTGACCCTGCATGTGGGCGCGGGCACATTCCTGCCGGTCAAGGCGGACGATACCGACGACCATCGGATGCACGCCGAATGGGGCCGTATCGATGCAACGACCGCGGAGCGGTTGAACGCGGCGCGTGCTGCGGGCGGACGACTGATCGCGGTCGGCACCACGTCGCTACGGTTGCTGGAAAGCGCCGTCGGCGACGATGGTATCATCCGCCCCTTCGCGGACGAAACGCGCATCTTCATCACGCCCGGCTACCGCTTCAAGGCGGTTGACGGGCTGATGACCAATTTCCACCTCCCCAGATCCACGCTGTTCATGCTTGTGTCGGCGCTGATGGGGACGGAGCGGATGCGCGACGCCTACGACCATGCGATCGAGGCGGGCTATCGCTTCTATTCCTATGGGGATTCGTCGCTCCTGCTGCCGCCGCGCAGCATTTAGGCACGCCGACGCCGGATCAGGTTGACCATGCCATATCCGATCGCGGCCAGCAGGCCGAGCTTGCCTGCGGTCTTGGCTGCGCCCGACGCGGCATAGCCCAAGATCGCGCCCTTAACGCCGCTGTCGCCGTCCTTCCGATCGATCGCCGCGCCGATGGCCGTGCCTGCCAGATTCTTCATGTCTAAACTCCGTTATTGCAGCAGGGGAGCGTTCCACGGCGGGCAAAGTTCCGCCGGGCGATTGGGACGGCAAGTCGGTTCGCGGTTGGTTCATGCGCCTCATGCCGTGTGTCGACGGTCAATAGGAGGAGCAGGTCCATGGGGACCGCGTCCCGCACAGCGCAGTCGCCCTTCGCAACCGGTTATAGTTATCACACATCGGCCGCTGACCGCTGACCGCTGACCGCTGCCAGTCTTGCACGAGCCGGCCCGCGCGTCGCCTGTCAGGCACCAGGCGGTGACGAGGGGCCGTAAGCGTTGCGCGCGCTATCTTGACTGTCAGCCTTTGCCGACGAACAGGAAGCCGACCGCACCCATGATGCAGGCAAAGGCGGCGAGGTGGCGCCAGTGCAGCGGCTCGCCCAATACCGTCACCATGAACCCACCGAAGATGACGAGGGCTATGGCTTCCTGCGCGACCTTGAGCTGGCCCGCGCTCCAGCCGTTGGCAAAGCCGATGCGGTTGGCGGGGACGGCCAGGCAATATTCGAACAGGGCGATGCCCCAACTGATCAGGATGACCAGCAGGATCGGCTTGTCCATGCCGCCTTTCAGGTGCCAGTACCAGGCGACGGTCATGAACAGGTTGGAGACGATCAGCAGCAATATGGTCGGCATGGCAGCCTCGAACGCGATGGGGCCGCAGCCTTGGCACCGTCTGCGGGGGTGGCGCAAGCGGGCATGAAAAAAGACCCGGTCGCGTGACCGGGTCTTTTCCGCTTTCATCCATCCAGCTCAGCGATAGCGGGTGCCGCTATAGCTGGCGCTGCTGCTGCCTGAACTGCTTCCGGAACCGCTGGACGCGCTTCCGCTGCTCCAGCCATCCTGATCCCGGTCGCGATCGCCGAACAGGGCGTTCTGTTCCCGCTCGGTGCGCCAGGCGTGCTGCGCCTGCTCGGCGGTCTTTTCCAGCGTCACCTTGGTCGCGTCCACCGACTTGATCCAGCTCGAAGGGACCGAATGGTGGACGCCGCCCGCATCGCTGTCGCTCTTGGTCAGGATGATGCGGTCGCCGCGCAGCTTGTCGACGGTGCCGACATGCTCGCCGTCGCTGCCGACTACCTCATGATGTTCGCGCACCTGGCTGATCGCCTGGCGCTGTTCGCCGCGGCGGGTGCGCCAGGAGCCGAATTCGCTGTTGAAGCGGTCGCGATGTTCGCGCTGATATTCGGCATAGTCGCGGTCCAGTTCATCCACGCGCTGCTGGCGCCAGGCCTGGTAATTGCTGTCGTGGTGCGCGCCATAATCCTGCTGCGGACCATAGCCGTAGACGCGGTTGCCGTGATCCTCGTTGCCATAGCCGCTGCGTTCGCCGCTATAGGGGGCAAAGCCGCGGTTGGGCAGATAGTCGCTGCGGGCAGCCGAGGCATAGCCGAGCCGGCTCGACTGGTCGCGCGGATCGCCATAGGGGCGGTTATAATATTCGTCATATTCCCGGCGGCGCTCGGCTTCCTCGTCGCCGAACCAGCTGCGGACCTCATCCCCGGCGCGGTCGAAGAAACCGCGATCTTCGGGATCATAATCGCTGGGCGGGCGGCGATAGTCGGGGCCGCCGAACTGGCCGCGCGTGCCGTAGCGATAGCCGCGATCGTCGCGTCCATAATCGCCCGGCCGGCGATAGCGGTCGCCGCCGCGATCCCAGTTGCTGCCATATCGATCTTCGCCACCATAGCGGCGTCCGCCTTGGTAACCCATCGTCCTTCTCCTTCTTCTCATCGGGCGACGCCTGCGCGGCATCGACGGGGCATCAATGACCGGAAAAGGGCATCGTTCCGGGCGTTACGCAGGAGTAATGTCGTGCCTGTCGGGCGGTCTGCCGCGCCTGAAACTGGCCCTTTGCCAGTGGCTTGATCCAGATCAGCCGGTGACGCGCTTTTTTGTGCAAAAGGACGCGCTTTTTTGTGCAAAAGACGGTTGCATGGGCCAAATCGCTCGCTTATAGGCAGCGCTCCTTCGGGGGCCTTAGCTCAGCTGGGAGAGCGCGTCGTTCGCAATGACGAGGTCAGCGGTTCGATCCCGCTAGGCTCCACCAACCCCTTCCCAGGGTTGAACCGCAAGGACTTTACCGCTGGCGCCGGACGTGCGTAGAGCGGTTTCCATGAATATTGAAACAGATGCCGTTGAAACGGACATGGGCCGCCCGGCCGCCACGGTCGTCATCGTGCGCGACCGGCACGATGGCCCGCCAGACTTGCTGATGGTGGAGCGCGCGTCGACCATGGCCTTTGCGGCAGGCGCACTGGTCTTTCCCGGCGGCGCGGTTGACGAGGGCGATCATGCGCTGGCGCGCCGGATCGATCACGGGCTGGAGCCGGACGAGGCGGCCGGGCGCATCGCCGCCATTCGCGAGACGATCGAGGAAAGTGGGCTGGGGATCGGTCTGCGGGGCATGGTGGACGCCGCCACGGTGCTGCGGCTGCGCGATGGGTTGCATGACGGGCGGACTATGGGCGAGATGCTGGACCGGCTGGGACTGGACGTCGCACTGGATGCGCTGACGCCCTTTGCGCGCTGGCACCCTGCGCCGTTCGAGCGGGCGCGGCGGGTGTTCGATACGCGATTCTATCTGGCGCGTGCGCCGGAGGGGCAGGTGGCGAGCGTCGATACGACCGAGAATGTGCGCCTGTTCTGGAGCAGCGCGGCGGACACGCTGGCACGGGCCGATGCGGGCGAGGCGCAGGTCATCTTCCCGACGCGGCGCAATCTGGAGCGACTGGCGCTTCATGCGGATCACGATGCGCTGGTCGCCCATGCGCTGGCCTATCCGGTGGAGAAGGTGCGGCCGTGGCGGGAGGAGCGCGACGGGGAAACCCACCTCTGCATCCCCGATCATCTGGGTTATCCCGTCACCTCGGAACCGATGCGGCAGGTCCGGCGTGTTTAGGTGGTGCGACGCCTTCATCTGACCCTGCGCCGCCTGCTCTGGCTGGCGGCATCCCTCGTCCTGATCCTGCTGGCTTATGTCTGGCTAAAGCAGCGACCGCAGGATCTGCCCTGGACCGATCTGGACCTGGGGCAGCCGATCGGCCTGTTCACCGGGCGCAAGCTTGCGGCGCTGACCGGCGATGCGGCGCAATGCCGGGCGCTGCTCGACCGGGCGGGCGTGGACTATGTCGCGATGGAACCGGGCGGGGCGGACCAGTGTCGCCATGCCGATGCGGTGCGGTTGCGCGCCGACAAGGATGCCATCGCGATGGCGCCCGCGGCGGTCGCGCCGTCCTGTCCGGTGGTCGCCGCGCTCAAGCTGTGGGAATGGCAGGTGGTGCAGCCGGCCGCGCAACGCATCTATGGCGCGCCGGTGCGCAGCATCCGCCATTTCGGCAGCTATAGCTGTCGGCGCATCTATGGCCGCAGCCGGGGCGATTATAGCGAACATGCCACCGCCGACGCGATCGACATCGCCGCCTTCATGTTGAAGGACGGGCGGCAGGTCAGCGTGCTGAACGACTGGAAGGGCGAGGGGAAGGACGCCGCATTTTTGCGCGCGGTGCGCGACGGGGCATGCGGGCTGTTCTCGACCGTCTTGTCGCCCGACTATAATACCGCGCATCGCGACCATTTCCATCTGGATCAGGCGGAGCGGGGGGCGATGGGCGGACGGGCGTGTCGCTAGTATAATTCTCCCCAAGCTTGTCTTGGGGAAGAATTTACTGTCCGAAGCCTGCCTGCCGCGCGAGCGTCACCGCTTCGCGGGCGGCCGCCAGCAGCGCGCCGCTCTTGGCCTCGCATTCGCGCTGTTCATATTCGGCGGTCGAATCGGCGACGATGCCCGCGCCCGCCTGCACATGCATGACGCCGTCCTTGAGGACAGCGGTGCGCAGGACGATGCAACTGTCCATATTGCCGTCCGGCCCGAAATAGCCGACGCCGCCGGCATAGGCGCCGCGGGTTTCCGGTTCCAGTTCGGCGATGATCTCGCAGGCGCGGACCTTGGGCGCGCCCGATACGGTGCCGGCCGGGAAGCCCGCGAACAGCGCGTCGATCGCATCCTTGTCGTCGCTCAACCGGCCCACGACGTTGGACACGATATGCATGACATGGCTGTAGAATTCGACGGTGTAGCTGTCGGTCACGGTGACGCTGCCCGCCGTCGCCACGCGGCCGACATCGTTGCGGCCCAGGTCCAGCAGCATCAGATGCTCGGCCCGTTCCTTCGGATCGGCGAGCAGGCTTTCGCGATTCGCCGCATCCTCCACGGCATTCTTGCCGCGTGGGCGGGTGCCGGCGATCGGACGGATCGTGACTTCGCCGTCGCGCGCGCGAACCAGGATTTCCGGGGACGAGCCGATCAGCGCGAAGCCGGGCAGGTCGAGATAATAGAGGAAGGGCGACGGGTTGATGCGTCGCAGCGCGCGATAGAGGGCGATCGGCGGCAAAGTGAAGGGGCTGGTGAAGCGCTGGGCCAGCACAACCTGAAAAATGTCGCCCGCAACGATATAGTCCTTCGCCCGGTCCACCATCTGCGCATAGCGGCCCGGTTCCAGCACCGGCGTGACCGCGACGTCGGCGATTGCGGCTGGGGCCGGTACCGCGGGCAGGGGCGCGGCGAGGCGCGCGGCGGTGGCGTCGATCCGCTCCAGCGCTTCCGCGATGGCCCGGTCTGCATCGGTGAAGCTGCCTTTCCAGACCGGCGCGACCAGATAGAGCGCGTCGGCGAGGCGATCGAAGACGAGTATCACGGTCGGCCGCACGAACAGCATGTCGGGCACGCCGATCGGATTGGCGGCGGGGCGGGGCAGTTTTTCCACCAGCCCGACCGTCTCATAGCCGAAATAGCCGACGAGGCAGGCGAGCGCGGCCGGCAAAGCAGGGTCCATATGGGCGCGACATTCGGCGACCAGGTCGCGCAGCGTGTCGAGCGATCCCTTTTGCTGCGCGACGAAGGCGTCGCGATCGGTCGCCCATTGGCGGTTGATCTCCGCGCTTTGGCCGTTCGCGCGGAAGACCAGGTCGGGGGCGAGGCCGATCAGGCTGTGGCGGCCGCGCACCGCGCCGCCCTCCACCGATTCCAGCAGATAGTCGCCGCGATCGGGTTCGAACAATTTCAGCGCGGCGGAAATCGGCGTGTCGGTATCGGCGATCTGCCGCCGCCACACCAGCGCGGACTCGCCACGCATGAGCGCCGCGCGCGCAGTCGCTACGCCGTCTGCCGTCCCGCCGATCGCCGTCATCTTACTGCTCGCCGCTATTGGTGGCGGCCAGCGCGCTGCGGACCTGCTCCACGGCCTTGGCGTTGCGGGTGACGCCCAGTTCCTTTTCGACCGCGCGCTCGAACTGCTGGCCATATTCCTGGCCGACTACTTCGGCGAGCTGGGTGCGGACCTGGTTCAGCAAGGCCGGCTGATTCTTGGCGTCGCCGCGCTCGATCTTGTTCAGTTGCACGACGAAATAGCCGCGATCCTGGCCGATCGGCAGCGTCTTGACCGTGTTCGCCGCCATCGCAAAGAGGATGGCGACTTCGGCCGGGGGACGCTGCTCGCCGCGCATGATGTCGGCGCGGCGGCCGCCCAGCATCTGCGGCGCGGGCAGCTTGACGCCGGCCTGGGCGATGGCGTCGGCCAGTTTCGCGCCCTTGGCGACCTTCGCCTGGATCTGCTCGGCCAGCGCCTTCGCCTTCAGATTGCCGGCATTCAGCTTATATTGCGCCAGCACCAGTTGCTTGACTTCGGCCAGCGGCGGCGGTGCGGCCGTGATGATTTCGCCTGGGGCGGCGAGCGCATAACGCTTGTCCGCGGTGATCGGGATGAGCTGCGCGTCGTCGTCCGCACTCATCGCGAAGACCGGGGCGAGCAGCGGCTGGATATCGGCCGGTGCGGCATAGGCCTGGTCCTTCACCTGCTTGCCGGTGGCGAGCAGGGGCGGGCTGGTTTCCAGCTTGAGGCCGTTATCCTTCACCACTTCCTGGAAGCTGTCGCCATTGGCGATCGCATCCTCGATCTTGCCGGTGAAGTCGGACAGCAGTTGCTTTTCCTTCTGCGCGCGCAGCGCCGTGACGATCTCTCCGCGCACCGCGTCCAGCGTGCGGGCAGGGGTTTCCTTCGTCGCGGTAACGCGCAGCAGCAGCCAGCCCAGCGGTCCGCGTACCGGACCGATCAGGTCACCCTGCTTGCCAGCGAACACGCTATCGGCGACGGCCTTGCCTGCCGTGACGGTCAGCGCCTCGCGACTCTGGTCGGCCAAGGAGGATACGGCGAGGCCGGCACTCTGGGCCGCGGCGGCGAGCGACTTGCCGCCCTTCACCTGATCGGCGATCGCCTTGGCGCCCGCCTGGGTCGGCAGCACGAGCTGCTCGACGCTGCGGCTCTGCTTGGCGGCGTAGCTGGCCTTGTTCTGATTGTAGCTTGCGCTGATCTCCGCTTCGGTCGGCTGGGCCGCCTGGGCGAAACGCTCGGCATCCACCACGGCGTAGCGAATACGGCGCTGTTCCGGGATGGTGAAGCGGCTGGCGTTCTTCTTGTAATAATCGGCCAGTTGCGTGTCGGTCGGGTTCTTTTCATCGAGGAAGGCGATCGCCGGGATCGCCGCGACCGTGCCTTGACGCGCTTCGAGCAGCAGCGAGGCGTAAGGCAGGACCATGCTGTCGGTCAGCTTGACGCCCAGGCCCACCGGGGCGAGCAACTGCCGCTGGAGGATTTCGCGGCTGATGTCGTCGCGCAGCGCCTGTTCGGTCAGCCGTTCGCGGACGAGGAGGGCGCGGAAATTATCATTGCTGAAATTGCCCGCCGCGTCCTGGAAGGCGGGGATTTGCGCGATCTGCGCATCGACCAGCCGCTTGGAGATATGCACGCCCTGATCGTCGGCGAAGGCGCGCAGCGTCAGCGACGCCACCAGCTGGTCATAGACTTGGCTCCCGCCGCCCTGCGCGAAGAAATCGCCGATCTGTAGGCCGGGATTGGACCGGCGCGCATTTTCGAACACGCGCTGCACCCGGTCCTGCAATTCGGTCTGGCTCAGGGTCTGGCCCTTCGCCTTGGCCGCGGTGCCGCCGCCGCCCAGCATCGATCCCGAGCCGAACTTGCCGCTGGTGACGTCGCCCAGGATGAAGGCGCCAGCGATCACCCCCAGGAACAGGATGGCGAAAAGCGCGCCGAATTTGGATCGGATGAAGCTGCGAAAGACAGAAAGCATGGGGGTTCCGGAACTGCGGCTGTGTGGCGGCCCGCTTTAGGCGCGGATGCGCGCGGCGGCAAGGCTTGGACTGGACAAATGCGCGATCGCCGTTCATCGGCTTTTGCCAGCATCGGGACGATCCGAGGAGGCGCGATCCCATAAGGGACGCGGCGGATCGGCGCCGGGGCATCGTGCAGCAATAACCACACCTTACATACAGGGGAAACGGTCAGATGAGCAGGCGCAAGCTGGTTGTCGGCAACTGGAAGATGAACGGGATGCGCGAGCATCTGGATGAAGTGGAGGCGATCGGCGATCTGGCCGCCGCGCATCCGGCCGTCGAGGTCGGGCTGTGCCTGCCCGCGACGCTGATCATGGCCGGGTCGGAAAAGCGCGGCGCGGCGTTCATCGGCGCGCAGAACTGCCATATGGACATGAGCGGCGCCTATACCGGATCGCTGTCGGCCGAAATGCTCGCAGAAGCGGGCGCGACCTGGGTCATCACCGGGCATAGCGAACGGCGCGAGGCGCGGGGCGAAACGAACGCCGACATCGCGGCCAAGGCGCTGGCGGCCAAGGCGGCGGGCCTGAAGGTCATCTTGTGCGTGGGCGAAAGCCTGGACGTGCGCGACGCGGGCGACGCGGAAGCCGTGGTGTCGGCGCAGTTGCTGGCGTCGCTGCCCGAAGGCGCGGCGGCGGACTGGCTGGCGGTCGCCTATGAACCCATCTGGGCGATCGGCACCGGCCGTATCCCGACGATGGAGGCTGTGGAAACCATGCACGCCGCGCTGCGCGCCGCGCTCGCCACTCGTATCGGCGCGGAGGCGGACAAGATGCGCATTCTCTATGGCGGGTCGATGAATGGCGCGAATGCGGCCGAATTGCTGGCGATCGCCGATGTCGACGGCGGCCTGATCGGCGGCGCGAGCCTGACGGCCGAGAAATTCGCGCCGATCATCGAGGCGGCCGATGCCAGGGTGACGGCGTCGGTTTGATCCGCTGCAATCTTCGATAAACATCCGTTCGTCCTGAGTAGCCACTGAGCTTGTCGAAGTGGCATATCGAAGGAGCGGGCGTGGTTTGGATGCTTCGATATGAGGCTTCGACTTCGCTCAGCCTCTACTCAGCACGAACGGGATGTTGGAAGCCAATAGAGTCGGGCGTATCCCTCACAGGTTGCCCCCAACGCCCATCGTCGCTATGTGCGCGCCAACGCATTCTAAAGTACCGGACCCCGTCGCATGTTCACCTTCCTTCTCGTCGTGCAGGCCATCATCGCTGCTCTGCTGGTCGCCGTCATCCTGATGCAGAAGTCGGAAGGCGGCGGTCTGGGCGTGGGCGGCAGCCCGGCGGGCCTGATGTCGGCGCGCGGCGCGGCGGATTTCCTGACCCGGTCGACCACGGTGCTGGCGACGATTTTCGTTACCCTGTCGATCGTCATGGCGGTGATCGCATCGGTGCGTCATGCGCCCAGCGACATCGACACCTCGCTGGTGAAGCAGGCTCCGGCCACGCAGAACGCTCCAGCCCCGGCCGGTAATGCCGATCCGCTGGCGGGTGCGGCCAGCAATGCGGCGTCCGCGACGCCCTCGGCTCCGGCGGCCAATGGCGCGGTTCCGTTCGCCAACTAAACCTTTCACCGATCTTTCGATCTTTTTTTAGCGTGCGTGGATTCGCGCGCTTGCCCTTTGTTGTTCCGAAAGGCTAAGCCTCTCCTCCCATGACGCGGTATATTTTCATCACCGGCGGCGTGGTCTCCTCGCTTGGCAAAGGCCTGATGGCCGCTTCGCTTGCAGCGCTGCTGCAGGCGCGAGGTTTCCGTGTGCGAATCCGGAAATTCGACCCCTATCTCAACGTCGATCCGGGCACGATGAGCCCGTATCAGCATGGCGAAGTCTATGTGACCGACGACGGGGCGGAAACCGACCTCGACCTGGGCCATTATGAGCGCTTTACCGGCGTATCGGCGCGCCAGAGCGACAATGTGACGCAGGGCCGCGTCTATCAGACGATCATCCAGCGCGAACGGCGCGGCGACTATCTGGGCGCGACGGTGCAGGTGATCCCGCACGTCACCGACGAGATCAAGGCGTTCGCGCTGGCCGACACCGACGATATCGATTTCGTCCTCTGCGAAATCGGCGGCACGGTGGGCGACATCGAATCGCTGCCCTTCATGGAAGCGATTCGCCAACTACATAACGACCTGGATCGCGGCCAGTCGATCTTCGTCCATGTGACGCTGGTGCCCTATATCGCGGCGGCGGGCGAGCTGAAGACCAAGCCGACCCAGCGCAGCGTGCGCGACCTGACCTCGCTGGGCATCCAGCCCGACATCCTCCTGTGCCGTTGCGAGCATCCGCTGCCCGACAGCGAGCGTCAGAAGATTGCACTGTTCTGCAACGTGCGTCCCGAAGCGGTCATCCCCGCGCTTGACGCCAGCAGCATCTACGCCGTGCCGCATCAATATCACGCCGAAGGGCTGGACGAGGAAGTGTTGCGCGCCTTCGGCATCAAGGATGCGCCCGTGCCCCAGCTTGCCCGCTGGGACGACATCATGGATCGCCAGCAGAACCCCGAAGGCGAAGTGACGATCGGCGTGGTAGGCAAATATGTCGGCCTGCTCGACGCCTACAAGTCGCTGTACGAAGCGCTGAACCATGGCGGCCTGGCCAACCGGGTGAAGGTCAAGGTCAAGTGGATCGACGCCGAATTGTTCGAGAAGGGCGACGACATTGTCGCCAGCCTGGAGCCGATGCACGGCATCCTGGTGCCGGGCGGCTTCGGCGTGCGCGGGTCGGAAGGCAAGATCGCCAGCGTCAAATTCGCGCGCGAACGCAATGTGCCCTTCTTCGGC
Encoded proteins:
- a CDS encoding polyprenyl synthetase family protein — protein: MNGGGGASAASLVTRRAADVARDIDAAFDRLLAVPDDARARLYEAMRHAAIGGGKRLRPLLVQATCDLFNISCESAVRVGLAIECIHVYSLIHDDLPAMDDDDLRRGKPTVHKAYDEATAILAGDCLHDLAFEVLADEQTHPDPFVRIELVRALAVSSGPAGMAGGQMMDLEAEKTRFDLATVTRLQNLKTGALIAFCVEAAAIMARLPHEARTGLHGYARDIGLAFQIADDLLDVEGDAALAGKALGKDAAAGKETFVSLLGVERAREQAHMLVAQAKAHLRGAGAEADLLRAIADYIVERDR
- the coaD gene encoding pantetheine-phosphate adenylyltransferase; its protein translation is MSKQRIGVYPGTFDPITLGHMDIIRRGAKLVDKLVIGVTTNISKSPMFSDEERLEMVRRECAGIDTEIVVTGFNSLLMDFAESQSASVIIRGLRAVADFEYEYQMAGMNQQINGRIETVFLMADVSLQPIASRLVKEIALYGGPIHKFVSPTVRDEVVARVEKIGRKGGV
- a CDS encoding peptidylprolyl isomerase → MRFTCALKTVAIGVALTASGLAYAQGGGGGGGADAKKAEAAARAQENAKSLDTNLKPQLPPATVPADPQNIWDLDLSSGGRVRIQLRPDIAPAHVERIKELTRQGFYNGLKFHRVIPGFMAQGGDPKGDGTGGSTLPDLKAEFNPMPHLRGTVSMARAQSEDSANSQFFIVLLPRMQLDKKYTVFGRVIEGMNYVDAIAQGEPPANPTVILQASIDSDGKPPVTAAPPPPAPPVSIIDTPAPKPAAAKKPAPKKK
- the queA gene encoding tRNA preQ1(34) S-adenosylmethionine ribosyltransferase-isomerase QueA: MRVDLFDFDLPPENIALRPATPRDSARLLLVPCEGAMEDRIVRDLPSLLRAGDVLVFNDTKVIPAQLEGKRGEARIGATLHKRQGLRQWQAFLRNAKRVRAGDRIDFGAGVTAIAGPRDEDGGVTLDFEGDESVELLLERAGQMPLPPYIASKRPTDERDRSDYQTMFAREDGAVAAPTAALHFTTDLMAALAGAGVATETLTLHVGAGTFLPVKADDTDDHRMHAEWGRIDATTAERLNAARAAGGRLIAVGTTSLRLLESAVGDDGIIRPFADETRIFITPGYRFKAVDGLMTNFHLPRSTLFMLVSALMGTERMRDAYDHAIEAGYRFYSYGDSSLLLPPRSI
- a CDS encoding DMT family protein, which translates into the protein MPTILLLIVSNLFMTVAWYWHLKGGMDKPILLVILISWGIALFEYCLAVPANRIGFANGWSAGQLKVAQEAIALVIFGGFMVTVLGEPLHWRHLAAFACIMGAVGFLFVGKG
- a CDS encoding DUF2171 domain-containing protein, producing MGYQGGRRYGGEDRYGSNWDRGGDRYRRPGDYGRDDRGYRYGTRGQFGGPDYRRPPSDYDPEDRGFFDRAGDEVRSWFGDEEAERRREYDEYYNRPYGDPRDQSSRLGYASAARSDYLPNRGFAPYSGERSGYGNEDHGNRVYGYGPQQDYGAHHDSNYQAWRQQRVDELDRDYAEYQREHRDRFNSEFGSWRTRRGEQRQAISQVREHHEVVGSDGEHVGTVDKLRGDRIILTKSDSDAGGVHHSVPSSWIKSVDATKVTLEKTAEQAQHAWRTEREQNALFGDRDRDQDGWSSGSASSGSGSSSGSSSASYSGTRYR
- a CDS encoding NUDIX hydrolase, which produces MNIETDAVETDMGRPAATVVIVRDRHDGPPDLLMVERASTMAFAAGALVFPGGAVDEGDHALARRIDHGLEPDEAAGRIAAIRETIEESGLGIGLRGMVDAATVLRLRDGLHDGRTMGEMLDRLGLDVALDALTPFARWHPAPFERARRVFDTRFYLARAPEGQVASVDTTENVRLFWSSAADTLARADAGEAQVIFPTRRNLERLALHADHDALVAHALAYPVEKVRPWREERDGETHLCIPDHLGYPVTSEPMRQVRRV
- a CDS encoding extensin-like domain-containing protein, producing MRRLHLTLRRLLWLAASLVLILLAYVWLKQRPQDLPWTDLDLGQPIGLFTGRKLAALTGDAAQCRALLDRAGVDYVAMEPGGADQCRHADAVRLRADKDAIAMAPAAVAPSCPVVAALKLWEWQVVQPAAQRIYGAPVRSIRHFGSYSCRRIYGRSRGDYSEHATADAIDIAAFMLKDGRQVSVLNDWKGEGKDAAFLRAVRDGACGLFSTVLSPDYNTAHRDHFHLDQAERGAMGGRACR